A genomic stretch from Bordetella sp. N includes:
- a CDS encoding alkaline phosphatase, whose protein sequence is MDRRRFLKWSGFISVSVASPVLLTACGGDHDDDDSDTSSPPDTGTTPTGTGFSLGVASGDPKPDSVILWTRVDGGSDAALSVRVQVATDTDFKALVVDTTVSAVAQWDYTVRHKVTGLTANTTYYYRFISGMATSTTGRTWTAPATDADLASLKFAFITCQDWNANHWGAFDALVNAEDPDIKFIVHVGDYIYERASATRLVPCEDVHPPLVDKLTGGTKVGDDVYATTIGDYRALYKTYRSDPRLQALHARYPFIAIWDDHEFSDDCWGDDSTYNDGSDTSTGVAEPARRRGANQAWYEYMLADVTFTDGLTGDQYLDLQIYRSFTFGKLATLVMTDERLYRADHLISESLTSGSEIGSRYLVPQPLLQAVEAQKLAGGALNASVSILGDAQRQWWKDQMSAANGKTTWKLWGNEVSLMRMQVDLVKALQLGPQLAAGIVTSAPTLAPVQTQLGDAITADLTAFGKKYLLAKSQGTTLAIAASDLTQTQALITSLADATTALGVATGLATTLNTGYASFFQYFATYLFDCDQWDGYDAERKDLMAYLKTNSIQNVVALTGDLHAIFAGQVMDDFDAASPTPVMVDLMTPGVSSTSLLGFYTAAIKNANHAYDALAGLVLTDVTNYTGDALSGTVKGANPWIKYVDTNAQGYAVVTLTPANLTCQIKKVHTLLSDGATAPSGANVVAQVVTATVTAGTPDVTIAVASA, encoded by the coding sequence ACAGCGTCATCCTGTGGACCCGCGTGGATGGCGGCTCGGACGCCGCGCTGTCGGTGCGCGTGCAAGTGGCCACCGACACGGATTTCAAGGCCCTGGTGGTGGACACCACGGTCAGCGCCGTGGCGCAGTGGGACTACACCGTCCGCCACAAGGTGACCGGCCTGACGGCCAACACCACGTACTACTACCGCTTCATCTCGGGCATGGCGACCAGCACCACGGGCCGGACCTGGACGGCGCCCGCCACCGATGCCGACCTGGCGAGCCTGAAGTTCGCGTTCATCACCTGTCAGGACTGGAACGCCAACCACTGGGGCGCCTTCGACGCGCTGGTCAACGCGGAAGATCCCGACATCAAGTTCATCGTCCACGTGGGCGATTACATCTACGAGCGCGCGTCGGCGACCCGCCTGGTGCCTTGCGAAGATGTCCATCCGCCCCTGGTCGACAAGCTGACGGGCGGCACGAAGGTGGGCGACGATGTGTACGCCACCACCATCGGCGACTACCGCGCCCTGTACAAGACCTATCGTTCCGATCCCCGCCTGCAAGCGCTGCACGCCCGCTATCCCTTCATCGCCATCTGGGATGACCACGAGTTCTCCGACGATTGCTGGGGCGACGACAGCACCTATAACGACGGCAGCGACACCAGCACCGGCGTGGCCGAGCCCGCGCGCCGCCGCGGCGCCAACCAGGCCTGGTACGAGTACATGCTGGCCGATGTGACCTTCACCGACGGCTTGACCGGCGATCAATATCTGGACCTGCAGATCTATCGCTCTTTCACCTTCGGCAAGCTGGCGACCCTGGTCATGACCGACGAGCGTCTCTATCGTGCCGACCACCTGATTTCGGAAAGCCTTACCAGCGGCAGCGAGATCGGCAGCCGCTACCTGGTGCCGCAGCCGCTGTTGCAGGCGGTCGAGGCCCAGAAGCTGGCGGGCGGGGCGCTCAATGCGTCGGTGTCCATCCTGGGCGATGCGCAGCGCCAGTGGTGGAAGGACCAGATGAGCGCCGCCAACGGCAAGACCACCTGGAAGCTGTGGGGTAACGAGGTTTCCCTGATGCGCATGCAGGTGGATCTGGTCAAGGCCCTGCAATTGGGCCCGCAACTGGCCGCCGGCATCGTGACCAGCGCACCCACCCTGGCGCCCGTGCAGACGCAGCTGGGTGACGCCATCACCGCCGACCTGACGGCCTTCGGCAAGAAATACCTGCTGGCGAAATCGCAAGGGACGACGCTTGCCATCGCGGCCAGCGACCTGACGCAGACCCAGGCCCTGATCACGTCGCTCGCCGATGCGACGACGGCCCTCGGCGTGGCGACCGGCCTGGCCACCACGCTGAATACCGGCTACGCGTCCTTCTTCCAGTACTTCGCCACCTATCTGTTCGATTGCGACCAGTGGGACGGCTACGATGCGGAACGCAAGGATTTGATGGCGTACCTGAAGACCAACAGCATCCAGAACGTCGTGGCGCTGACGGGCGACCTGCACGCCATCTTCGCCGGCCAGGTGATGGACGACTTCGACGCCGCCAGCCCCACGCCTGTCATGGTCGACCTGATGACCCCGGGCGTGTCCAGCACGTCCTTGCTGGGTTTCTATACCGCGGCGATCAAGAATGCCAACCATGCCTACGACGCTCTGGCGGGCCTGGTGCTGACGGACGTCACCAACTACACGGGCGATGCCTTGTCGGGCACGGTGAAGGGGGCCAACCCCTGGATCAAGTACGTCGACACGAATGCCCAGGGCTACGCTGTCGTCACCCTGACGCCGGCCAACCTGACCTGCCAGATCAAGAAGGTCCACACGCTGCTGTCCGACGGCGCCACCGCGCCTTCGGGCGCGAACGTGGTGGCCCAGGTGGTGACCGCCACGGTGACGGCGGGGACGCCGGACGTGACGATCGCCGTGGCGTCGGCGTAA
- the araD gene encoding L-arabinonate dehydratase → MSPTPPAAGAPRRTLDQLRSQRWFANEEIRGFAHRQRMQQQGYSREAFLGRPCIGILNTWSELSPCHAHLRERAESVKRGILQAGGFPFELPAMSMGEVMVKPTTMIYRNFLAMEAEELLRSLPLDGVVLMGGCDKTTPGLVMGALSMDIPCIYLPAGPLLDDRYRGEAVGAGTHTKKFWAEYAIGNISNAEWIRLEGKMARSPGTCNTMGTASTMTAIVEAMGLSLPGAMAIPAVDSAHPRMAWACGQRIVDMVWEDLKPSRFITRASFHNAIVAYMALGGSTNAAVHLPAMANRAGIALGLDDLDAVARDIPVIVDLYPSGKGLMEDFYYAGGLPSVLKQVREHLDLAALTITGRTLGEEIDAWPDADEGPAAQAAPTIRTCAQPLIAATPACPEAGMALAVLRGNLCPDGAVIKPSAANPNLLRHTGRALVFDSNEEMLAAVDDPDLDADENTVLVLRNAGPVGGPGMPEWGNLPIPKKLLRQGVRDMVRISDGRMSGTHYGTCILHVAPESAVGGPLALLRTGDMVRLDIGERRLDMLVSDAEIAARRQAWVPPPRPYQRGYVRIYQGEVTQADQGCDFRSLAGTAPTPEPPIF, encoded by the coding sequence GTGAGCCCGACACCCCCCGCCGCCGGCGCGCCCCGGCGCACCCTGGACCAACTGCGCAGCCAGCGCTGGTTCGCCAACGAAGAGATCCGCGGCTTCGCCCACCGCCAGCGCATGCAGCAACAGGGTTACTCCCGGGAAGCCTTCCTGGGCCGCCCCTGCATCGGCATCCTCAACACCTGGAGCGAGCTGTCGCCCTGCCATGCGCACCTGCGCGAACGGGCCGAGTCGGTCAAGCGCGGCATCCTGCAGGCCGGCGGCTTTCCCTTTGAGCTGCCGGCGATGAGCATGGGCGAGGTCATGGTCAAACCCACGACCATGATCTACCGCAACTTCCTGGCCATGGAGGCCGAGGAATTGCTGCGCAGCCTGCCCCTGGACGGCGTGGTGCTGATGGGCGGCTGCGACAAGACCACGCCGGGCCTGGTCATGGGCGCGCTGTCCATGGACATCCCCTGTATCTACCTGCCTGCCGGTCCCTTGCTGGACGACCGCTATCGCGGCGAAGCCGTGGGCGCGGGCACGCATACCAAGAAGTTCTGGGCCGAATACGCCATCGGCAACATCAGCAATGCCGAGTGGATACGCCTGGAAGGCAAGATGGCGCGTTCGCCCGGCACCTGCAACACCATGGGCACCGCCAGCACCATGACCGCCATCGTGGAAGCCATGGGCCTGTCGCTACCCGGCGCCATGGCGATCCCCGCGGTGGACAGCGCGCATCCCCGCATGGCGTGGGCCTGCGGACAGCGCATCGTGGACATGGTGTGGGAAGACCTGAAGCCGTCGCGTTTCATCACACGGGCCTCATTCCACAACGCGATCGTCGCCTACATGGCCTTGGGCGGATCGACCAATGCCGCCGTCCACCTGCCGGCCATGGCCAATCGCGCGGGCATCGCGCTGGGCCTGGACGACCTGGACGCCGTGGCGCGGGACATCCCCGTGATCGTCGACCTTTATCCTTCGGGCAAAGGCCTGATGGAAGACTTCTATTACGCGGGCGGCCTGCCGTCGGTACTGAAGCAGGTGCGCGAGCACCTGGATCTGGCCGCGCTCACGATCACCGGCCGCACGCTGGGCGAGGAAATCGACGCCTGGCCCGACGCGGACGAAGGGCCGGCGGCGCAGGCGGCGCCCACCATACGGACCTGCGCCCAGCCCCTGATCGCGGCCACACCCGCCTGCCCGGAAGCCGGCATGGCCCTCGCGGTGCTGCGCGGCAATCTCTGCCCCGACGGCGCCGTGATCAAGCCTTCGGCGGCCAACCCTAACCTGCTGCGCCACACGGGCCGCGCGTTGGTCTTCGACTCCAACGAGGAAATGCTCGCGGCGGTGGACGATCCCGATCTGGACGCCGACGAGAACACCGTGCTGGTGCTGCGCAACGCGGGGCCGGTGGGCGGTCCCGGCATGCCGGAGTGGGGCAACCTGCCCATCCCGAAAAAGCTGCTGCGCCAGGGCGTGCGCGACATGGTGCGCATCTCGGACGGCCGCATGAGCGGGACGCACTACGGCACGTGCATCCTGCACGTGGCGCCGGAATCCGCGGTGGGCGGGCCACTGGCCTTGCTGCGCACGGGCGACATGGTGCGCCTGGACATCGGTGAGCGCCGCCTGGACATGCTGGTGTCCGACGCCGAGATCGCCGCGCGCCGGCAGGCCTGGGTGCCGCCGCCGCGGCCCTATCAGCGCGGCTATGTCCGCATTTACCAGGGCGAAGTCACCCAGGCGGACCAGGGCTGCGATTTCCGGTCCCTGGCCGGGACGGCGCCGACCCCGGAACCGCCGATCTTCTAA
- a CDS encoding aldolase/citrate lyase family protein, which translates to MPLHNSFKHALRAGQPQIGLWSTLASPYVSELVAGSGYDWLLLDTEHTPSDVPLMLQQLQAVAAEQRRPASAVVRPAWNDAVLIKRYLDIGAQTLLLPFVQNADEAAAAVAAMRYPPHGIRGMGGTMRASHFGRDGDYVREADKELCLLVQVETEEALGNIEAIAALDGIDGIFIGPADLSASMGHPGELQHPKVTAAIDDAIRRIRACGKAPGILMQDEQRARACLDLGALFVAVATDQVLLRKAADDVAARFAQHLGAATGAKRPGSQY; encoded by the coding sequence ATGCCTTTGCATAATTCCTTCAAGCACGCGCTGCGTGCCGGCCAGCCGCAGATCGGTCTGTGGTCCACCCTGGCGAGCCCTTACGTGTCCGAGCTGGTCGCCGGTTCCGGCTACGACTGGCTGCTGCTGGATACCGAACACACGCCCAGCGACGTCCCGCTGATGCTGCAGCAATTGCAGGCCGTCGCGGCGGAGCAGCGGCGGCCGGCGTCCGCCGTGGTGCGGCCCGCCTGGAACGATGCGGTGCTGATCAAGCGCTACCTGGACATCGGCGCACAGACGCTCCTGCTGCCTTTCGTGCAGAACGCCGATGAAGCGGCCGCCGCCGTCGCCGCCATGCGCTACCCGCCGCACGGCATCCGCGGCATGGGCGGCACCATGCGCGCCAGCCATTTCGGGCGCGACGGGGATTACGTGCGTGAAGCGGACAAGGAACTGTGCCTGCTGGTCCAGGTGGAGACCGAAGAAGCGCTGGGTAATATCGAGGCCATCGCCGCGCTGGACGGCATCGACGGCATCTTCATCGGTCCCGCCGATCTATCCGCCAGCATGGGTCATCCGGGCGAACTGCAGCATCCCAAGGTCACCGCCGCCATCGACGACGCCATCCGGCGCATCCGCGCCTGCGGCAAGGCGCCGGGCATACTGATGCAAGACGAACAGCGTGCCCGTGCCTGCCTGGACCTGGGTGCCCTGTTCGTCGCCGTGGCCACGGACCAGGTGCTGCTGCGCAAGGCGGCCGATGACGTCGCCGCGCGCTTCGCCCAGCATCTGGGTGCCGCGACAGGCGCCAAACGACCGGGCAGCCAGTACTGA
- a CDS encoding tripartite tricarboxylate transporter substrate binding protein: MPSTAHARAVLAAALVLTAAALLPRPAAAETDYPSQPITIVVPQPAGGAADQFARPFGQALGKALGQSVIILNRPGANGNIAAANVAHITPADGYTIFYGSVSTLAVNPHLYKDAGFDPVKDFLPLTLTNQTPNVLLVGAQTPYRSVADVIAAARAKPGALAFGSAGNGNTMHLVGLQFQSKAGIQLMHIPYKGGPAALNDVLAGQIPMMFHNLSAVIPFHKSGKIRVLAVADTKRSPLLPDVPTMAEVGLPGVESVAWSGMLVRAGTPAPIVEKLNTAMRKILDDPAFRQPLEAQGFEILSSTPDAFAARLKKDHQSMGEVIRAGNVHID, translated from the coding sequence ATGCCTTCGACCGCCCACGCGCGCGCCGTTCTTGCCGCCGCCCTCGTCCTGACCGCCGCCGCCCTTTTGCCCCGGCCGGCTGCCGCCGAAACGGACTACCCCAGCCAGCCCATCACCATCGTGGTCCCGCAACCCGCCGGGGGTGCGGCCGACCAGTTCGCCCGCCCCTTCGGCCAGGCGCTGGGCAAGGCCCTGGGGCAGTCGGTCATCATCCTCAACCGGCCGGGCGCCAACGGCAACATCGCCGCCGCCAACGTGGCGCACATCACGCCAGCCGACGGCTACACCATCTTCTACGGCTCGGTCAGCACCCTCGCGGTCAACCCGCATCTATACAAGGACGCCGGCTTCGACCCGGTCAAGGATTTCCTGCCCCTGACGCTTACCAACCAGACCCCCAACGTGCTGCTGGTCGGCGCGCAGACGCCCTACCGCTCCGTGGCCGACGTCATCGCCGCGGCGCGCGCCAAGCCAGGCGCGCTGGCCTTCGGGTCGGCCGGCAACGGCAACACCATGCATCTGGTCGGCCTGCAGTTCCAGAGCAAGGCCGGCATACAGCTGATGCACATCCCCTACAAAGGCGGACCCGCCGCCTTGAACGACGTGCTGGCCGGACAGATACCCATGATGTTCCACAACCTGTCGGCGGTCATTCCCTTCCACAAGTCCGGCAAGATCCGCGTGCTGGCGGTGGCCGACACCAAACGCTCGCCCCTGCTGCCCGACGTGCCCACCATGGCCGAGGTCGGCCTGCCCGGCGTCGAATCGGTGGCCTGGAGCGGCATGCTGGTGCGCGCCGGCACGCCCGCGCCCATCGTGGAAAAACTGAACACGGCCATGCGCAAGATCCTCGACGACCCCGCCTTCCGCCAACCGCTGGAAGCCCAGGGCTTCGAAATCCTGTCGTCGACGCCGGACGCCTTCGCCGCGCGCCTGAAGAAGGACCACCAGTCCATGGGCGAAGTGATCCGCGCCGGCAACGTGCATATCGATTGA
- a CDS encoding LacI family DNA-binding transcriptional regulator: MTTDAPDESAARRRGPRPKLLATTNRDIARLAQVSVVTVSRYFNSPELVSEGVRERLREVIAQTGYVPSQVARRLASSKSGVVGAVMQNVGSPTFARVVQGITEVLDRQGLQLLLASSDYLQHAEARAIRTFLGWHPSALILTRGDHAPDIEALLRGTRVPVVEAWDLTDDRPFHQIGFRQQDAGALVARHFLEQGVRHARFVLPASAQDSRATRRGDGFIQAMRDGGGQAVAVRAAAVDDFAAGEAAMAAFAAEPPATRPRALAFANDNMAMAAVLRAAAYGLRVPQDCGVAGYGDAQVATMLSPALTTVRPDPYAIGAAAAQTVLRLIQGSGAEADGTVVRQEVPCVLVARASSAITA; this comes from the coding sequence ATGACCACCGACGCGCCGGACGAAAGCGCTGCCCGCCGCCGGGGACCACGCCCCAAACTGCTGGCCACTACCAACCGCGACATCGCCCGCCTGGCACAGGTGTCGGTGGTGACGGTGTCGCGCTATTTCAATTCGCCCGAGCTGGTGTCGGAGGGCGTGCGCGAGCGTCTGCGGGAGGTCATCGCCCAGACCGGCTATGTGCCCAGCCAGGTGGCGCGCCGGCTGGCCTCGTCCAAGAGCGGCGTGGTGGGCGCCGTCATGCAGAACGTCGGCAGCCCTACGTTTGCGCGCGTCGTGCAGGGCATCACCGAGGTGCTGGACCGGCAAGGCCTGCAATTGTTGCTGGCCAGCAGCGATTACCTGCAGCATGCCGAAGCGCGGGCGATACGGACCTTTCTCGGCTGGCACCCGAGCGCCCTGATACTCACCCGCGGCGACCATGCGCCCGACATCGAGGCCTTATTGCGCGGCACGCGGGTGCCGGTGGTCGAGGCCTGGGACCTGACCGATGACCGGCCTTTTCACCAGATCGGGTTCCGGCAGCAGGACGCCGGCGCGCTGGTGGCGCGCCACTTCCTTGAACAAGGCGTCAGGCATGCGCGGTTCGTGCTGCCGGCCAGTGCGCAGGACAGCCGCGCGACACGGCGTGGCGACGGCTTTATCCAGGCCATGCGCGACGGCGGTGGCCAGGCCGTCGCCGTGCGCGCTGCCGCGGTCGACGACTTTGCCGCCGGCGAGGCCGCCATGGCCGCCTTCGCGGCCGAGCCGCCGGCGACGCGTCCGCGTGCGCTGGCCTTCGCGAACGACAACATGGCGATGGCAGCGGTTCTGCGCGCGGCTGCCTATGGCTTGCGGGTGCCGCAAGACTGCGGCGTCGCAGGCTACGGCGATGCGCAAGTCGCGACGATGCTGTCGCCCGCGCTGACCACGGTGCGCCCGGATCCCTATGCGATCGGCGCCGCCGCGGCGCAGACGGTATTGCGGCTTATCCAGGGGAGCGGCGCGGAGGCGGACGGCACGGTGGTCCGCCAGGAAGTGCCCTGCGTGCTGGTGGCACGCGCAAGCAGCGCCATCACGGCTTGA
- a CDS encoding GntR family transcriptional regulator yields MSAHPKAIPDSPIPRYVVLADQLRKRIGGGEWPAGQALPSLQQLADAFGVARLTARQAVQLLVGEGLLTSHRGQGTYVTEAALPIRTAPLASSLQELGDTYRDLQPTILAMDEDPRPLPLDEPGMDEGYVYMRRLHMHEGRPYCLISLYIARSVYALCPLRFRERAVVLVLLEHPEVDIAQAHQTLTIGTASAETASFLRIARDSPTAEVRRVFRRPDGQVIYYAEVTYRGDAIRLEIDLKP; encoded by the coding sequence ATGTCTGCACATCCCAAGGCAATCCCCGATAGCCCCATCCCCCGGTACGTGGTGCTCGCCGATCAACTCCGCAAGCGCATCGGCGGCGGCGAATGGCCGGCCGGCCAGGCCTTGCCATCGCTGCAGCAACTGGCGGACGCTTTCGGCGTGGCGCGATTGACGGCCCGTCAGGCGGTGCAATTGCTGGTCGGCGAAGGACTGCTGACCAGCCATCGCGGGCAAGGCACCTATGTCACCGAGGCGGCGCTGCCCATACGCACGGCGCCGCTGGCCAGTTCCCTGCAGGAATTGGGCGACACCTACCGGGATCTGCAGCCCACCATCCTGGCCATGGACGAAGATCCTCGTCCGCTGCCCCTGGATGAGCCGGGCATGGATGAAGGCTACGTCTACATGCGCCGCCTGCACATGCATGAAGGCCGTCCCTACTGCCTGATTTCGCTCTATATCGCGCGCTCGGTCTACGCGCTATGCCCGCTGCGCTTTCGCGAACGGGCCGTCGTGCTGGTGTTGCTGGAACATCCCGAGGTCGACATCGCGCAGGCACACCAGACGCTGACGATAGGCACGGCCAGCGCCGAAACCGCGTCCTTTCTGCGGATCGCGCGGGACTCGCCCACCGCGGAAGTCCGCCGCGTGTTTCGCAGGCCCGATGGGCAGGTGATCTATTACGCCGAAGTGACCTACCGCGGCGATGCCATCCGGCTGGAAATCGACCTCAAGCCGTGA